In the genome of Triticum urartu cultivar G1812 chromosome 5, Tu2.1, whole genome shotgun sequence, one region contains:
- the LOC125506386 gene encoding heat shock 70 kDa protein BIP2-like, giving the protein MEIEEGNVKRFLPEDVASILVAELKRMAEAHLGREIRYAVVTVPGHFNGLQRSSLVMEAAQWRGGFRTAKLVDEQVAAAAAYRLHEKRGDRKVILVFHLGGRTCHAAKFRFKDGSGHLLDEHHDPYLGGDDFTGRVVDYFVELIKEKHLRDIRGDEGALRKLRADCERAKKLLSDPEGVLMNIGSVLSEGADIYEELTRAKFEELNRALMERAMEIVETVVMGGAPTSEMQSRKDAIDEVILVGGSVRIPMLGQLLGDYFNGRGLIRNEDAVIRGAALLSRPESARYVEECYYGGVSGPLWLAK; this is encoded by the exons ATGGAGATTGAGGAAGGCAACGTGAAGAGATTCCTCCCCGAAGATGTCGCCAGCATCCTTGTAGCCGAGCTGAAGCGAATGGCGGAAGCGCATCTGGGCCGCGAGATCAGGTACGCCGTGGTCACTGTCCCCGGGCACTTCAACGGCCTTCAACGCAGTTCGCTCGTCATGGAAGCTGCCCAGTGGCGTGGTGGCttccgtactgccaagcttgtGGACGAGCAGGTCGCGGCGGCGGCTGCGTACCGCCTTCATGAGAAGAGGGGCGACCGCAAGGTCATCCTCGTCTTCCATCTCGGCGGCCGCACTTGCCACGCCGCCAAGTTCAGGTTCAAGGATGGCTCGGGCCATCTCTTGGACGAACACCATGATCCCTACCTGGGCG GTGACGACTTCACCGGCAGGGTTGTGGACTATTTCGTGGAGCTGATCAAGGAGAAGCATCTCCGGGACATCCGTGGGGATGAGGGCGCTCTCAGGAAGCTGAGGGCGGACTGCGAGAGGGCCAAGAAGCTACTGAGCGACCCAGAGGGTGTTCTTATGAACATCGGATCGGTTCTTAGCGAAGGAGCGGATATCTACGAGGAGCTCACACGAGCCAAGTTCGAGGAGCTGAACCGTGCCCTCATGGAGAGAGCAATGGAAATagtggagacggtggtgatggGAGGTGCTCCCACTTCCGAGATGCAGAGCCGCAAGGACGCCATCGACGAGGTCATTCTCGTCGGTGGCAGTGTGAGGATCCCCATGCTTGGGCAGCTCCTCGGGGATTATTTCAATGGCAGGGGGCTAATCAGGAACGAGGACGCGGTAATCCGGGGTGCTGCTCTTCTGTCACGTCCCGAGTCTGCTAGATACGTGGAGGAATGCTACTATGGAGGAGTGTCAGGGCCTCTCTGGTTGGCaaaataa